In one window of Macrotis lagotis isolate mMagLag1 chromosome 5, bilby.v1.9.chrom.fasta, whole genome shotgun sequence DNA:
- the TDRD6 gene encoding tudor domain-containing protein 6 isoform X2 — protein MCSTPGLPSPGAPITLRVSFVDVHPEVIPVQLWGLVGDRREEYVRLGHDIQAAAVAARTRALPAASPGELCLVQLGPRWHRCRVVSRQAQECRVFLLDEGRTVTANSAALAPGRNEFFHLPSEVLGCVLSGLVPLGGGGGGGGEPQQWSRGAVDFLGRLQGKEAQGRVQDVLLPQRLVLLEVPAVFQQMQELGLARQVPDGLFRSLLKRYINATGASSLLPRALPKQEPPQLLDYFYPQLQLGVTEPVVVTQVCHPHRIHCQLRSLSQEIRRLSDSMAHAYRTAGTGDQSGRSSGWEEREENPDKPGSPCAACGLDGQWYRAQLLENFRPQRCAQVLHVDYGRKELVSRGSLRYLLPEYFRMPVVTYPCALYGLWDGGRGWSRSQVGDLKALILAQAVNAKIEFYSSFEHVYYVTLYGEDGINLNCAFGVQSCCLADRLLQSPGVEEEEGKESESEEGVEGDPSPPTLKTVRLKANSFYDAQVEFVKDPSEFWIRLRKHSRPFGKLMRSMCNFYSSRKPDGLAPQLVPDHLCCAKWKEQGYYRAVVARLVGDKSVEVRFVDRGNTETVGCQDVKTLLPQFRQLPAVALKCCLADIWPFGESWSREAISYFKKTVLHKELVIHVLDKQDSQYVIEILDESRPGEENVSKLIAQAGYARYQEFEMMDIGPPALSPEQIPNELTADCNRMPSTKKVGTGQWEKKDEKPPVSEVVTDRTVLSKSSFSEAVGQSTEKTRNRPVYSTLVQNYLEIKPGSSCTGQLEVGSTVEVKVSYIKSPGYFWCQLTRNLQGLRTLMCKIQDFCKNSATPYQGISPACLAKRTINGKWSRALVISGTLSTDHAKVIFVDYGNKEVVAMKDVCTINDEFLKLKAQAFRCSLYNLIQPAGQNPLFWDERAIRAFKEFVDNAWEDNLELKCTIFALAAINHEELFNIVDLLTPFQSACRYLTEIGSAREVRLQKPLVSSMKLHSYYYSTHDIKIGSEEAVFVTHVDGPWTFYCQLARSSGVLEQLSSDICRLSQVLQHSKTSSSPGILCLAKYSDQNWYRGIVTGKEPNTVFFVDFGNVHVVTDEDLLPIPDDTYDLLLLPMQAVKCSLSDVCDNTPKEIASWFEEAVLDKSLKALVVAKDPDGRLIIELYDSGVQINAKINEKLGLLGYKGSKKGENEDLLSPAETLKEAKSENRKLLAGYSSKSANKLCTSEIQGESCKPKISLACKELKNLQSSTKLGLLTNYQESVGSQNNQVSHPPDRIVENPVQHSSQDLERNKDLSLKFCDLPQKTIMPGFKTKVYVSHINDLTDFYIQLADDEDELASISEKLNNDKTRRECFAEQRLEKGDLICAVFPEDDLKYRAVVKERSGDLVTVQFIDYGNTSVVNVAKLSKLQKVNALIPGMSIHCTLGGLHILPTKNQCQELYFSERTGEAQINCEFVMKSEDKWDVLLTDEQGVISEDMMNKFISSTKSQVETSAQVNMSTNPETLLDPPPPPPPPPPPLPPLPLPPIPLPPEESLKDPGKTNFKLLNWYHPEVKNIKVYATVIDGPEYFWCQFADTKVLDCLDPQVQAAGEKAAVCVDCISVIQSGVACIVKYSEDGRFYRGLVTDVLEGDLISVRFVDFGNVVNFGRNALWNIPGDLLNVNMQCFPCCLSGYSILEGVCSFEENDYFYEIATEGVLELTILEVKKDVCDIPLAVVQLKYEGENLNEKMLKFSNQFCTTDEEFPKTLCENKQREADTPMPLSFDGRNKTSKVAQDGLLYMKPQGASFCVSSGLNRVETKPSPVFENEAVTPFVPAVGQSNKSSTVDSRVECSLAEKVKFGSGKKLIIGLETLLPRIETKEMLDLDSLEVPFSLEESKEFLELESIELQLSLAGGEETKELDLEPPMAQLSQGCDSKVTLQQFTVPPSNDSKSKQLELEPLSLDKETHPFSKASQKSQETLCSDDPGEPNHLKPFGRCKIHSKTETAHNLYKEVFTEYKTRLSVESLTHLLPEEEIKTEENHGNTLTDHASAQIENTYTLEGFTIGSKCVVWSSLRNTWSECQILEIADEGTKVLNLSNGMEEIVNPENVWNGIPKLNTSPSEL, from the exons ATGTGCTCCACGCCCGGCCTGCCCAGCCCCGGCGCCCCCATCACCCTGCGCGTCTCCTTCGTGGATGTGCACCCGGAGGTGATCCCCGTGCAGCTGTGGGGGCTGGTGGGCGACCGGCGGGAGGAGTACGTGCGCCTGGGCCACGACATCCAGGCGGCGGCCGTGGCGGCCCGGACCCGGGCCCTGCCGGCCGCCAGCCCCGGCGAGCTCTGCCTTGTGCAGCTGGGGCCCCGCTGGCACCGCTGCCGCGTGGTCAGCCGCCAGGCCCAGGAGTGCCGGGTCTTCCTCCTGGACGAAGGCCGCACGGTCACCGCCAACTCGGCCGCCCTTGCGCCCGGCCGCAACGAGTTCTTCCACCTGCCCTCGGAGGTCCTGGGCTGCGTGCTGAGCGGCCTGGTGCCGctcgggggcggcggcggcggcggcggggagcCCCAGCAGTGGTCCCGCGGCGCCGTGGACTTCCTGGGCCGCCTCCAAGGCAAGGAGGCGCAGGGCCGGGTGCAGGACGTGCTGCTCCCCCAGCGCCTGGTGCTGCTGGAGGTGCCCGCCGTCTTCCAGCAGATGCAGGAGCTGGGCCTGGCCCGCCAGGTGCCCGACGGCCTCTTCCGCTCCCTGCTGAAGCGCTACATCAACGCCACTGGGGCCTCGAGCCTCCTCCCGCGGGCCCTGCCCAAGCAGGAGCCCCCGCAGCTCCTGGACTACTTCTACCCGCAGCTGCAGCTGGGCGTCACGGAACCCGTGGTGGTGACCCAGGTCTGCCACCCGCACCGCATCCACTGCCAGCTCCGCAGCCTCTCGCAGGAGATCCGCCGGCTGTCGGACAGCATGGCCCACGCCTATCGGACCGCAGGTACCGGGGACCAGAGCGGCAGAAGCAGCGGCTGGGAGGAGCGGGAGGAGAACCCCGACAAGCCGGGCTCCCCCTGCGCGGCCTGCGGCCTGGACGGACAGTGGTACCGCGCGCAGCTGCTGGAGAACTTCCGGCCGCAGCGCTGCGCCCAAGTGCTGCATGTGGACTACGGGAGGAAGGAGCTGGTGAGCCGCGGCAGCCTGAGGTATCTGCTGCCCGAGTACTTCCGAATGCCCGTGGTCACCTACCCCTGCGCCCTGTACGGACTCTGGGACGGCGGGCGGGGCTGGTCTCGGTCCCAGGTAGGAGACCTCAAGGCCCTGATCCTGGCTCAGGCTGTCAACGCCAAGATCGAATTTTACAGTTCCTTTGAACACGTGTATTACGTCACCCTCTATGGAGAAGACGGGATCAACCTCAACTGCGCCTTCGGGGTCCAGTCCTGCTGCCTGGCCGACCGGCTCCTCCAGAGCCCGGgcgtggaggaggaggaagggaaggagtcCGAATCCGAGGAAGGGGTGGAAGGCGACCCGTCCCCCCCGACCCTGAAAACCGTGCGCCTCAAGGCCAATTCGTTCTATGATGCCCAGGTCGAGTTTGTGAAAGATCCCTCCGAGTTTTGGATCCGGCTGAGAAAACACAGCAGGCCCTTTGGCAAGTTAATGAGGAGCATGTGCAACTTCTACTCCTCGAGAAAGCCGGACGGGCTAGCCCCGCAGCTTGTGCCCGACCACCTCTGTTGTGCCAAGTGGAAAGAGCAGGGCTATTACCGGGCTGTGGTCGCCAGATTGGTGGGGGACAAGAGCGTGGAAGTGCGCTTTGTCGACCGGGGCAATACCGAGACAGTGGGCTGCCAGGATGTAAAAACGCTGCTTCCTCAGTTCAGGCAGCTGCCCGCGGTGGCTCTGAAGTGCTGTCTAGCCGATATATGGCCCTTTGGAGAAAGCTGGAGCAGAGAAGCCATTTCCTATTTCAAAAAAACTGTACTGCACAAGGAGTTGGTCATTCATGTTCTTGATAAGCAGGACAGCCAGTATGTCATTGAAATCCTTGACGAATCCAGACCCGGGGAAGAAAATGTAAGCAAATTGATTGCCCAAGCTGGATATGCCAGATATCAAGAATTTGAGATGATGGACATCGGACCGCCTGCCCTTTCCCCGGAGCAAATTCCAAATGAACTCACTGCTGACtgtaacagaatgccttctaccAAGAAAGTTGGTACCGGGCAGtgggaaaagaaagatgagaagcCTCCAGTGTCAGAGGTTGTGACTGACAGAACAGTTCTTTCAAAAAGCTCTTTCAGTGAAGCAGTCGGGCAGTCAacagagaaaacaagaaacagGCCCGTCTATTCTACGCTAGtacaaaattatttggaaattaagCCGGGCTCTTCCTGTACAGGTCAGTTAGAAGTTGGGAGCACAGTAGAAGTCAAAGTGTCTTACATCAAAAGCCCGGGATATTTCTGGTGCCAACTGACCAGAAATCTCCAAGGTCTTAGAACCCTAATGTGTAAAATTCAGGATTTTTGCAAGAATTCTGCTACTCCATACCAGGGAATCAGTCCAGCTTGCTTGGCCAAGCGTACTATTAATGGGAAATGGTCCAGAGCTTTGGTTATTAGTGGAACTCTTTCTACCGACCATGCCAAAGTAATATTTGTGGACTATGGAAATAAAGAGGTTGTCGCTATGAAGGATGTCTGTACAATCAATGatgaatttttaaagttaaaggcTCAAGCTTTTAGATGCAGcctttataatttaattcaacCAGCTGGTCAAAATCCCCTTTTTTGGGATGAAAGAGCAATTCGAGCATTTAAAGAATTTGTAGATAATGCCTGGGAAGATAATCTGGAGTTGAAATGCACGATTTTTGCCCTTGCAGCAATAAATCATGAAGAACTCTTTAACATAGTAGACTTACTAACACCTTTTCAGAGTGCTTGCCGCTACCTAACAGAAATCGGGTCTGCAAGAGAAGTTAGACTTCAGAAACCTCTGGTATCCTCCATGAAGCTCCATTCCTACTATTATTCCACACATGATATCAAAATTGGAAGTGAAGAAGCCGTTTTTGTAACACATGTTGATGGACCTTGGACCTTTTATTGTCAGCTTGCACGAAGCTCAGGCGTGCTAGAGCAGCTGTCGAGTGATATCTGTCGATTAAGCCAAGTCTTACAACATTCAAAAACATCCTCAAGCCCTGGGATCTTGTGCCTTGCAAAATATAGTGACCAGAATTGGTATAGAGGAATAGTTACAGGCAAAGAACCAAACACAGTTTTCTTTGTTGACTTTGGGAATGTTCACGTGGTTACAGATGAAGACTTGCTTCCCATCCCAGATGACACCTATGATCTCTTACTTTTACCCATGCAAGCTGTGAAATGTTCTTTGTCTGATGTCTGTGATAATACTCCTAAAGAAATTGCAAGTTGGTTTGAAGAAGCTGTACTAGACAAATCGCTGAAGGCTTTAGTTGTAGCAAAAGATCCAGATGGAAGGTTGATTATTGAATTGTATGATAGTGGTGTTCAGATTAATgctaaaataaatgagaagttgGGTTTACTAGGTTACAAAGgatcaaagaaaggagaaaatgaagatttgCTCTCTCCAGCTGAAACtctaaaagaagcaaaaagtgaaaataggaaaTTACTTGCTGGATATTCCAGCAAATCAGCCAACAAATTATGTACATCAGAGATCCAGGGAGAATCATGCAAACCTAAAATCAGTCTAGCATGCAAGGAATTAAAAAACTTACAAAGTTCAACCAAGCTAGGCTTGTTAACTAATTATCAGGAATCTGTGGGAAGTCAAAATAATCAAGTGTCCCACCCACCTGACAGAATAGTAGAGAATCCGGTGCAGCATTCTTCACAAGACTTAGAGAGAAATAAGGACTTGTCACTTAAATTTTGTGATCTACCTCAGAAGACTATTATGCCTGGTTTTAAAACTAAGGTATATGTTTCGCATATTAATGATCTAACAGACTTTTATATTCAATTAGCTGATGATGAGGATGAACTTGCAAGtatttcagagaagttaaataatgaTAAAACAAGACGTGAATGTTTTGCTGAACAGCGTCTGGAAAAGGGAGACTTGATATGTGCAGTTTTTCCAGAGGATGATTTAAAGTATCGGGCCGTAGTCAAAGAGCGGTCTGGCGATCTTGTCACTGTACAGTTCATAGACTATGGGAACACTTCAGTGGTCAACGTTGCCAAGTTAAGCAAGCTTCAAAAAGTGAATGCTTTAATTCCAGGGATGAGCATTCACTGTACTCTAGGTGGGCTTCATATCCTGCCAACTAAAAACCAATGTCAAGAGCTTTACTTTTCAGAGAGAACAGGTGAGGCTCAGATAAATTGTGAATTTGTCATGAAATCTGAAGACAAGTGGGATGTTTTACTTACAGATGAGCAGGGTGTAATATCAGAAGATATGATGAACAAATTTATATCTAGTACGAAATCACAAGTAGAAACTTCTGCTCAGGTAAATATGAGTACCAATCCAGAGACTCTATTAgatccccctcctcctccccctccccctccccctcctttgccgccccttcctcttccccctatTCCTCTTCCTCCTGAGGAATCCCTTAAAGATCCtggcaaaacaaattttaaattgctCAATTGGTACCATCCagaagtaaaaaatataaaagtctaCGCTACTGTGATTGATGGGCCAGAGTATTTTTGGTGTCAGTTTGCTGACACAAAAGTCCTTGACTGCTTGGATCCCCAGGTCCAGGCTGCTGGGGAAAAGGCAGCAGTCTGTGTAGATTGCATTTCAGTTATTCAGTCAGGTGTGGCCTGTATTGTTAAATACAGTGAAGATGGGCGTTTTTATAGGGGACTTGTTACTGATGTGCTGGAGGGAGACCTGATATCAGTCAGGTTCGTGGACTTTGGAAATGTTGTAAATTTTGGCAGAAATGCGCTCTGGAATATCCCTGGCGATCTCCTAAATGTTAACATGCAGTGTTTCCCTTGTTGTCTGTCAGGATATAGTATTTTAGAAGGTGTATGTTCTTTTGAagaaaatgactatttttatgAAATCGCTACAGAAGGTGTTTTAGAGCTTACTATTTTAGAAGTCAAAAAGGATGTTTGTGACATACCACTGGCAGTGGTTCAATTAAAGTATGAAGGTGAAAACCTCAATGAGAAAATGCTGAAATTTTCCAATCAGTTCTGTACAACTGATGAGGAATTCCCAAAGACTTTATGTGAAAATAAACAGAGGGAAGCAGATACCCCTATGCCTCTCAGCTTTGATGGTAGAAATAAGACTAGCAAAGTTGCACAAGATGGCTTACTCTATATGAAACCACAGGGAGCTAGTTTCTGTGTAAGCAGTGGATTAAACCGTGTTGAAACCAAGCCAAGTCCTGTTTTTGAAAATGAAGCTGTTACTCCTTTTGTGCCTGCAGTGGGGCAGTCTAACAAAAGCAGCACTGTAGACAGTAGGGTAGAGTGCTCTTTGGCCGAAAAAGTCAAGTTTGGTAGTGGCAAAAAGCTGATTATAGGATTAGAAACCCTGCTGCCACGAATCGAGACAAAGGAAATGTTAGACCTGGATTCCCTTGAAGTGCCCTTCTCACTGGAAGAATCAAAAGAGTTCTTAGAACTGGAGTCCATTGAATTACAGCTTTCCTTAGCTGGTGGTGAGGAGACAAAAGAGCTAGACCTGGAACCTCCCATGGCCCAGCTTTCCCAGGGATGTGACTCAAAAGTGACCCTGCAACAGTTTACAGTCCCACCTTCAAATGATTCTAAATCGAAACAGCTAGAACTAGAACCTCTGTCTCTAGATAAGGAGACTCACCCCTTTTCAAAGGCAAGTCAGAAGTCCCAGGAAACTCTTTGTTCAGATGATCCTGGAGAACCAAATCACCTAAAACCCTTTGGCAGATGCAAAATACATTCTAAAACTGAGACCGCACATAACTTGTACAAAGAAGTGTTTACAGAATACAAAACCAGACTTTCTGTTGAATCTTTGACTCACTTGCTCCccgaagaagaaataaaaacagaagaaaaccatGGGAATACTTTAACAGACCATGCTTCAg CTCAAATTGAGAATACTTATACTCTAGAAGGATTCACCATTGGTTCGAAATGTGTTGTCTGGTCAAGTCTGAGGAATACATGGTCTGAGTGTCAGATTTTGGAAATAGCCGATGAAGGTACCaag GTTCTGAATCTTTCAAATGGCATGGAAGAAATAGTGAATCCAGAAAATGTCTGGAATGGAATACCTAAATTGAATACCAGTCCATCTGAG CTTTAG